The Microbulbifer hydrolyticus genome has a segment encoding these proteins:
- the tpiA gene encoding triose-phosphate isomerase: protein MRKTLVAANWKMHGSKAFAEQLLAELNSGLKSGECSTQVVICPPYPYLGVVGEAIGKAMLGAQNLSEQPSGAYTGEVSAEMLLDCGVRYAIVGHSERRSLYGECNELVAAKYAAAKAAGLIPILCVGESLEEREAGKTLEVVAEQIQAVIALGLPNTWQGAVVAYEPVWAIGTGKTATPEQAQEVHQFIRQQLGEAGAETQILYGGSVKAANAAELFAKADIDGALVGGASLKADEFIKICCAAN from the coding sequence ATGCGTAAAACCCTGGTAGCTGCCAACTGGAAAATGCACGGCAGCAAAGCGTTTGCCGAGCAACTGTTGGCCGAGCTGAACAGCGGACTCAAGTCCGGCGAGTGCTCCACCCAGGTGGTGATCTGCCCGCCATACCCTTATCTGGGTGTGGTCGGCGAAGCGATCGGCAAGGCCATGCTGGGGGCGCAGAACCTCAGCGAGCAGCCCTCCGGTGCCTACACCGGTGAAGTCTCTGCGGAGATGCTGCTGGATTGTGGCGTTCGCTACGCGATCGTCGGCCACTCGGAGCGCCGCAGCCTGTACGGGGAGTGCAACGAACTGGTCGCCGCCAAGTACGCCGCCGCCAAGGCCGCCGGCCTGATCCCGATTCTCTGCGTGGGCGAGTCCCTCGAAGAGCGGGAAGCCGGCAAAACGCTGGAAGTGGTCGCCGAGCAGATTCAGGCCGTGATTGCCCTGGGTCTGCCGAATACCTGGCAGGGCGCCGTGGTGGCGTATGAGCCTGTCTGGGCCATCGGCACCGGCAAGACCGCCACCCCGGAGCAGGCGCAGGAAGTGCACCAGTTTATTCGCCAGCAACTGGGCGAAGCGGGCGCCGAAACGCAGATCCTCTACGGGGGCAGCGTCAAGGCCGCCAATGCCGCCGAGCTGTTTGCCAAAGCGGACATTGATGGCGCACTGGTAGGCGGAGCCTCATTGAAGGCAGACGAATTTATCAAAATCTGCTGCGCGGCCAACTGA
- the folP gene encoding dihydropteroate synthase — protein sequence MKLLCGTRTLDLSRPQVMGILNTTPDSFSDGGSYYAGGGLDLDLVLQQAQQMVQDGASILDIGGESTRPGAEPVSEAEELQRVVPVVEAISQRLDVVISVDTSTPAVMRESAAVGAGLINDVRALTRHGALEAAAATGLPVCVMHMQGQPGTMQSSPEYTDVVAEVRAYLDQRLQACIDAGIPRERVIYDPGFGFGKTDEHNLALLRGLPQLAPDDIPLLVGLSRKSMIGRLLDRNVDERLPGSLALAMLSAQRGAHIIRVHDVAATADVLKMRRLIDCA from the coding sequence ATGAAGTTGCTCTGCGGAACCCGCACACTGGATCTGTCCCGACCCCAGGTCATGGGCATCCTGAACACCACGCCGGACTCCTTCTCCGACGGCGGCAGCTATTATGCCGGCGGCGGTCTGGATCTCGACCTGGTGCTGCAGCAGGCCCAGCAGATGGTGCAGGACGGCGCGTCCATCCTCGATATCGGTGGCGAGTCCACCCGTCCGGGCGCGGAGCCGGTGTCTGAAGCGGAAGAGCTTCAGCGGGTGGTGCCGGTGGTGGAAGCCATCAGCCAGCGCCTGGACGTGGTGATTTCCGTGGACACCAGCACCCCGGCCGTAATGCGGGAGTCCGCCGCCGTCGGTGCCGGCCTGATCAACGATGTGCGAGCACTCACTCGCCACGGTGCGCTGGAAGCCGCAGCGGCCACGGGGTTGCCGGTCTGTGTCATGCACATGCAGGGGCAACCCGGCACCATGCAGTCCAGCCCTGAATACACCGACGTGGTGGCGGAAGTGCGCGCTTACCTCGATCAGCGTCTGCAGGCCTGCATCGACGCCGGCATCCCGCGCGAGCGGGTGATCTACGACCCGGGCTTCGGCTTCGGCAAAACCGACGAACATAACCTGGCCCTGCTGCGCGGCCTGCCGCAGTTGGCCCCGGACGACATTCCGTTGCTGGTAGGGCTGTCGCGCAAATCCATGATCGGCCGCCTGCTGGACCGCAACGTGGACGAACGCCTGCCCGGCAGTCTGGCGCTGGCCATGCTGTCCGCCCAGCGGGGCGCCCACATCATCCGTGTACACGATGTTGCAGCCACTGCAGATGTGCTTAAAATGCGCCGGCTTATAGACTGCGCCTAA
- the glmM gene encoding phosphoglucosamine mutase, which produces MTRKYFGTDGIRGLVGEGAITPDFMLRLGYAAGKVLGARTGSGRSRILIGKDTRVSGYMFEAALEAGLINAGVDVGLLGPMPTPAIAYLTRTFHAQAGIVISASHNPYQDNGIKFFSADGSKLPDQVEADIEAALDLPMETAKDLGKAWRIDDAVGRYIEFCKASTPWRYSLEGLNIVLDCANGATYHIAPKVFRELGAEVHAIGIQPDGLNINLNCGSTKPQQLQKEVVERGADLGIAFDGDGDRVMFVDKDGNLVDGDQLLFLIAIHRQQFLGGCSGVVGTQMSNYGFELALKDRAIPFSRAKVGDRYVLEKMYKNGWTLGGESSGHIVCTDVTTTGDGIISALQVLRAVSDFRESLDQLTGKMEMLPQHMINVRLASRDGVLEHADVQDAVTQVEKTLAGSGRVLLRPSGTEPLIRVMVEGKDPEVVKQLAGDIAKVVERVGNA; this is translated from the coding sequence ATGACCAGAAAATATTTCGGCACCGACGGTATCCGCGGCCTGGTAGGTGAGGGAGCCATCACTCCCGACTTCATGCTGCGCCTCGGCTATGCCGCCGGCAAGGTGCTCGGCGCCAGAACCGGCAGTGGCCGCAGCCGTATCCTGATCGGCAAGGACACCCGTGTCTCCGGCTATATGTTTGAAGCCGCGCTGGAAGCCGGCCTGATCAACGCCGGTGTCGACGTCGGCCTGCTGGGCCCCATGCCCACCCCGGCCATCGCCTATCTCACCCGCACCTTCCACGCGCAGGCGGGCATCGTGATCAGCGCCTCGCACAATCCCTACCAGGACAACGGCATCAAGTTCTTCAGTGCCGATGGCAGCAAGCTGCCGGACCAGGTGGAAGCGGATATCGAAGCCGCCCTCGACCTGCCGATGGAGACCGCCAAAGACCTGGGCAAGGCGTGGCGCATTGACGATGCCGTGGGCCGCTATATCGAATTCTGCAAGGCCAGCACCCCCTGGCGCTACTCCCTTGAGGGACTGAATATCGTGCTCGACTGCGCCAACGGCGCCACCTATCACATTGCCCCCAAAGTCTTTCGCGAGCTGGGTGCGGAGGTGCACGCCATCGGTATCCAGCCGGACGGGCTTAATATCAACCTGAATTGCGGCTCCACCAAGCCGCAGCAGTTGCAGAAAGAAGTGGTGGAGCGCGGCGCCGACCTGGGGATAGCCTTCGACGGCGACGGTGACCGGGTCATGTTTGTGGACAAGGATGGCAACCTGGTCGACGGCGACCAGCTGCTGTTCCTGATCGCCATCCACCGCCAGCAGTTCCTCGGCGGCTGCAGCGGCGTGGTCGGCACCCAGATGAGCAACTACGGTTTCGAGCTGGCGCTGAAAGACCGCGCCATTCCCTTCTCCCGCGCCAAGGTCGGCGACCGCTACGTGCTGGAGAAGATGTACAAGAACGGCTGGACCCTGGGCGGGGAATCCTCCGGGCATATCGTCTGTACCGACGTCACCACTACCGGTGATGGCATCATCTCCGCGCTACAGGTACTGCGCGCCGTGAGTGACTTCCGCGAATCACTGGACCAGCTCACCGGCAAAATGGAAATGCTGCCGCAGCACATGATCAACGTGCGCCTCGCCAGCCGCGACGGTGTGCTGGAGCACGCCGACGTACAGGATGCGGTCACCCAGGTAGAGAAAACACTGGCGGGCAGCGGCCGGGTATTGTTGCGCCCCTCCGGTACCGAACCCCTCATCCGGGTCATGGTTGAGGGCAAAGACCCCGAAGTCGTCAAGCAGCTTGCGGGCGACATCGCCAAGGTCGTCGAGCGGGTAGGCAATGCCTGA
- the ftsH gene encoding ATP-dependent zinc metalloprotease FtsH codes for MAKNLVLWLIIAAVLLMVFQNFKPQSRDESVSYSEFVQDVQSGQVKKALVDGLVITGEKADGSRFKTIQPQIIDDELTNELVRSGVQFNGREPESPSIWQQLLVASFPILIIIAVFMFFMRQMQGGAGGRSGPMAFGKSKARLLGEDQIKTTFADVAGVDEAKEDVQELVEFLRDPSKFQRLGGSIPRGVLMAGPPGTGKTLLAKAIAGEAKVPFFSISGSDFVEMFVGVGASRVRDMFEQAKKQAPCIIFIDEIDAVGRHRGAGVGGGHDEREQTLNQLLVEMDGFEGNEGVIVIAATNRPDVLDNALLRPGRFDRQVFVGLPDIRGREQILKVHMRKVPLDERVDPQTIARGTPGFSGADLANLVNEAALFAARANRRMVTMDEFERARDKIMMGAERKSMVMNEKEKTNTAYHEAGHAIIGRLVPEHDPVHKVTIIPRGRALGVTQFLPEEDKYSLSKRALESQLCSLFGGRIAEEMTLGADGVTTGASNDIERATDIARNMVTKWGLSEKLGPLHYGEDETGQPGHGNPISGKTSNEIDEEVRRIIDSCYERANKLLEENRDILEAMKDALMEYETLDAEQVDDLMARRKVRPPKDWHDNDYTGGGPADEVPEADEKSKDGDSTVGGPVNGH; via the coding sequence ATGGCAAAGAATCTGGTGTTGTGGCTGATCATCGCTGCGGTGCTGCTGATGGTCTTCCAGAACTTCAAGCCGCAATCCCGGGATGAGTCCGTCAGCTATTCCGAGTTCGTGCAGGACGTGCAGTCCGGCCAGGTGAAGAAAGCACTGGTGGATGGCCTGGTCATCACCGGTGAAAAGGCGGACGGCAGCCGTTTCAAGACCATTCAGCCCCAGATCATCGACGACGAGCTCACCAACGAGCTGGTGCGCAGTGGCGTCCAGTTCAACGGCCGCGAGCCGGAGTCTCCCAGCATCTGGCAGCAGCTGCTGGTGGCGAGCTTCCCGATCCTGATCATCATTGCCGTGTTCATGTTCTTCATGCGCCAGATGCAGGGCGGCGCCGGTGGCCGTTCCGGCCCCATGGCCTTCGGCAAGAGCAAGGCGCGTCTTTTAGGCGAAGACCAGATCAAAACCACTTTCGCCGATGTGGCGGGCGTGGATGAAGCCAAGGAAGACGTGCAGGAACTGGTGGAGTTCCTGCGCGACCCGTCCAAGTTCCAGCGCCTTGGCGGGTCCATCCCCCGCGGCGTGCTGATGGCGGGCCCTCCCGGTACCGGTAAAACCCTGCTGGCCAAGGCCATTGCCGGTGAAGCCAAGGTGCCGTTCTTCTCGATTTCCGGTTCTGACTTCGTGGAAATGTTTGTCGGCGTGGGTGCTTCCCGCGTGCGCGATATGTTCGAGCAGGCCAAGAAGCAGGCCCCATGCATCATCTTTATCGATGAGATCGACGCTGTCGGTCGTCACCGCGGTGCCGGTGTGGGCGGCGGTCACGATGAGCGCGAACAGACCCTGAACCAGCTGCTGGTAGAAATGGACGGTTTTGAAGGCAACGAGGGCGTGATCGTCATCGCCGCCACCAACCGCCCGGACGTGCTGGACAACGCGCTGCTGCGCCCCGGCCGTTTCGACCGCCAGGTATTTGTCGGCCTGCCGGATATCCGCGGTCGCGAGCAGATCCTGAAAGTACACATGCGCAAAGTGCCGCTGGACGAGCGCGTGGACCCGCAGACCATTGCCCGCGGCACCCCAGGCTTCTCCGGTGCCGACCTCGCCAACCTGGTGAACGAGGCCGCACTGTTTGCCGCCCGTGCCAACCGCCGCATGGTGACCATGGACGAGTTCGAGCGCGCCCGCGACAAGATCATGATGGGTGCCGAGCGCAAGTCCATGGTGATGAACGAGAAGGAAAAGACCAACACCGCGTACCACGAAGCCGGCCATGCCATCATCGGCCGCCTGGTGCCGGAGCACGACCCGGTGCACAAGGTCACCATCATTCCCCGCGGCCGCGCGCTGGGTGTCACCCAGTTCCTGCCGGAAGAAGACAAGTACAGCCTGTCCAAGCGCGCGCTGGAATCCCAGCTGTGCTCCCTGTTCGGCGGCCGTATCGCCGAAGAGATGACCCTGGGTGCAGATGGTGTGACCACCGGTGCCTCCAACGACATCGAGCGCGCCACCGATATCGCCCGCAACATGGTCACCAAGTGGGGCCTGTCGGAAAAACTCGGCCCGCTGCACTACGGTGAAGACGAGACCGGCCAGCCCGGCCACGGCAACCCGATCTCCGGCAAAACCTCCAACGAGATTGACGAGGAAGTGCGCCGCATCATCGATAGCTGTTACGAGCGCGCCAACAAGCTGCTGGAAGAAAACCGGGATATTCTGGAGGCGATGAAAGACGCGCTGATGGAATACGAGACCCTGGATGCCGAGCAGGTGGACGACCTGATGGCCCGCCGCAAGGTGCGCCCGCCCAAAGACTGGCACGATAACGACTACACCGGTGGCGGCCCCGCAGACGAAGTGCCGGAAGCCGATGAAAAATCCAAAGACGGCGACAGCACGGTGGGTGGCCCGGTTAACGGCCACTGA